In a genomic window of Geoalkalibacter sp.:
- a CDS encoding ABC transporter ATP-binding protein — protein sequence MEAPLPQGRAESQSVVFHAEGLTKIYRMGEVEVTALRGVDLDLFRGEFVVLLGPSGSGKSTLLNILGGLDAPTAGRVICGGRDLVRAGEAELTEFRRHAVGFVFQFYNLIPSLTARENVAIVTDIARDPMAPEEALALVGLGERLDYFPAQLSGGEQQRVAIARAIAKRPAVLLCDEPTGALDSRTGVVVLEALERINAELGTTTVVITHNADIARMAHRIIHLSDGRIGRIERNPKRCAARELSW from the coding sequence ATGGAGGCGCCGTTGCCCCAGGGGAGAGCAGAGTCGCAGTCCGTGGTGTTCCACGCCGAAGGGCTGACCAAGATCTACCGTATGGGCGAGGTGGAGGTGACGGCCCTGCGCGGAGTGGATCTGGATCTCTTCCGTGGGGAATTCGTCGTGCTGCTGGGGCCCTCGGGCAGCGGCAAATCCACCCTGCTCAACATTCTCGGCGGTCTCGACGCGCCCACGGCGGGACGGGTTATCTGCGGCGGGCGCGATCTGGTGCGGGCCGGCGAGGCGGAACTGACCGAATTTCGCCGCCATGCCGTGGGCTTTGTGTTTCAGTTCTACAATCTGATTCCGAGCCTCACGGCGCGGGAAAACGTCGCCATCGTCACCGACATCGCCCGCGACCCCATGGCGCCGGAAGAGGCCCTGGCGCTGGTGGGGCTGGGTGAGCGCCTCGATTATTTCCCGGCGCAGCTCTCCGGCGGCGAGCAGCAGCGCGTGGCCATCGCCCGCGCCATCGCCAAGCGCCCCGCGGTGCTGCTGTGCGATGAACCGACCGGCGCCCTCGATTCGCGGACCGGCGTGGTGGTGCTCGAGGCGCTGGAGCGCATCAACGCCGAGCTGGGTACCACCACCGTGGTCATCACGCACAATGCCGACATCGCGCGCATGGCGCACCGCATCATTCACCTGAGCGACGGGCGCATCGGCAGGATCGAGCGCAACCCTAAGCGGTGCGCGGCGCGGGAGTTGTCCTGGTGA
- a CDS encoding very short patch repair endonuclease: MDTLSPKERSRRMSLIRGKNSNPEMKLRHLVHNMGFRYRLHVESLPGTPDLVFPSKRAVIFLHGCFWHRHENCKLARLPKSRLEFWKQKLDANKDRDARDQKRLMALGWRVLVVWECEMNDTVRVGMSVREFLCGSEGGE, encoded by the coding sequence GTGGACACTCTATCCCCGAAGGAACGAAGCCGGCGCATGTCCCTCATTCGGGGCAAGAATTCCAACCCCGAAATGAAGTTGCGGCATCTGGTGCACAACATGGGATTTCGGTATCGTTTGCATGTCGAGTCCTTGCCGGGAACGCCGGATTTGGTCTTCCCCTCCAAGCGCGCCGTAATTTTCCTGCATGGGTGTTTTTGGCACCGTCACGAAAACTGCAAACTTGCGCGGCTGCCCAAATCCAGGTTGGAGTTTTGGAAACAGAAACTCGACGCCAACAAGGATCGGGACGCGCGCGACCAGAAACGTCTAATGGCCCTGGGATGGCGTGTATTGGTTGTATGGGAGTGTGAAATGAACGATACCGTGCGTGTCGGAATGTCCGTGAGGGAATTTCTTTGTGGATCGGAGGGCGGCGAATGA
- a CDS encoding Eco29kI family restriction endonuclease encodes MTTGKVVPFNPLDKRHLGESVGQAMLRGPVVPLASLAVFEGAGIYAIYYTGPFEGYEIIAERNRHGKFAAPIYVGKAVPKGARKGSTLEAPPGRVLHDRIKQHLKSIEDATNLDIADFSCRYLVVDDIWIPLGETLLIAKFDPLWNKLIDGFGNHDPGAGRHQGLRPRWDVLHPGRPWAEKCRPREETAEQIICEARDYLRNNPPLVDPLMT; translated from the coding sequence ATGACAACCGGCAAGGTCGTGCCATTCAATCCCTTGGATAAGCGTCATTTGGGTGAAAGCGTCGGACAGGCCATGCTGCGGGGTCCCGTCGTTCCGCTGGCAAGCCTGGCGGTTTTCGAGGGCGCGGGCATTTACGCCATCTATTACACGGGGCCCTTTGAGGGATACGAGATAATCGCCGAGCGTAACCGGCATGGAAAATTCGCTGCCCCGATTTACGTCGGAAAGGCGGTCCCCAAGGGTGCGAGGAAGGGTTCGACGTTGGAAGCGCCTCCCGGAAGGGTGCTGCATGACCGGATCAAGCAGCACCTGAAAAGTATCGAGGATGCGACGAACCTGGATATCGCCGACTTTTCTTGCCGCTACCTGGTCGTGGATGATATCTGGATTCCCCTGGGGGAAACCTTGCTGATCGCGAAATTCGATCCCTTGTGGAACAAGCTGATTGACGGCTTTGGCAACCATGATCCAGGCGCGGGGCGGCATCAGGGCCTCAGGCCAAGATGGGACGTTCTTCATCCTGGTCGCCCGTGGGCGGAAAAATGTCGACCGCGTGAGGAAACCGCGGAACAAATCATCTGTGAGGCGCGCGATTACCTAAGAAACAATCCACCCCTGGTCGATCCCTTAATGACGTGA
- a CDS encoding PLP-dependent cysteine synthase family protein, with the protein MPDPQHSLCRLIGNTPLVELLHLNPNPRVRIFAKLEGHNPGGSVKDRPAWHMIRKAEESGALVRDKVILEPTSGNTGIALAMIAAARAYRIKLVMPACVSMERRQILEAFGAELVLSPAEEGTDGAIRLAHRILAEDPARYYMPNQYANPNNVLAHYETTGPEIWSQTEGAVDVFVAGMGTSGTLMGTGRYLRERKAAARIVGVEPVLGHKVQGLKNMREAIVPEIYDEARLDLKINVEDEDAFEMARQLALKEGILAGMSGGAAVAGALRVAREMNAGTLVTLLPDRGDRYLSTTLFRPRCASCLP; encoded by the coding sequence CTGCCCGATCCGCAACATAGTCTCTGCCGTCTGATCGGCAACACTCCCTTGGTGGAGCTGCTTCATCTCAACCCCAATCCGCGCGTGCGCATTTTCGCCAAGCTCGAAGGGCACAATCCGGGGGGATCGGTCAAGGATCGTCCGGCCTGGCACATGATCCGCAAGGCCGAGGAGAGCGGCGCGCTGGTGCGCGACAAGGTGATTCTGGAGCCGACCTCGGGCAACACCGGCATCGCCCTGGCGATGATCGCCGCCGCCCGCGCCTATCGCATCAAGCTGGTCATGCCGGCCTGCGTGAGCATGGAGCGTCGCCAGATTCTCGAAGCCTTCGGCGCCGAACTGGTGCTCTCACCCGCCGAGGAGGGGACCGACGGCGCCATCCGCCTCGCCCATCGCATTCTCGCCGAGGATCCCGCGCGCTACTACATGCCCAATCAGTACGCCAATCCCAACAACGTGCTGGCCCACTACGAAACCACAGGCCCCGAAATCTGGAGCCAGACCGAGGGCGCCGTGGATGTGTTCGTCGCGGGCATGGGCACCTCGGGCACCCTCATGGGCACCGGCCGTTATCTGCGCGAGCGCAAGGCCGCGGCGCGCATCGTCGGGGTGGAGCCGGTGCTCGGCCACAAGGTGCAGGGCCTCAAGAACATGCGCGAGGCGATTGTTCCCGAGATCTACGACGAGGCGCGCCTGGATCTCAAGATCAACGTCGAGGACGAGGACGCCTTCGAGATGGCCCGGCAGCTGGCCCTCAAGGAGGGGATTCTGGCCGGCATGTCGGGCGGCGCGGCGGTGGCCGGCGCCCTGCGGGTCGCCCGCGAGATGAACGCCGGCACCCTGGTGACTCTGCTGCCCGATCGCGGCGATCGCTACCTGAGCACCACCTTGTTTCGTCCGCGCTGCGCCAGCTGCCTGCCCTGA
- a CDS encoding DUF3024 domain-containing protein, which produces MELPELLRKSAEREFAQYCEGKVPPCFRNEVRISFHIAGECVTLFEERITLSNPSSWSGRRVAQFRYQPELNQWSLHYPAAGDSWRLYLNAGPTLNLKRLLQAVDDDPFHSFWQ; this is translated from the coding sequence ATGGAACTGCCCGAGCTGTTGCGCAAGAGCGCGGAAAGGGAATTCGCCCAATACTGCGAAGGCAAGGTCCCTCCCTGTTTCCGCAACGAGGTGCGGATCAGTTTTCACATCGCGGGCGAGTGCGTCACGCTGTTCGAGGAACGCATCACGCTCTCCAACCCGTCGAGTTGGAGCGGACGGCGCGTCGCCCAGTTCCGCTACCAGCCCGAGCTCAACCAGTGGTCCCTGCATTATCCCGCGGCCGGCGATTCCTGGCGGCTCTACCTCAACGCCGGTCCCACCCTGAATCTCAAACGCCTTCTGCAGGCCGTCGACGACGATCCCTTTCATTCCTTCTGGCAGTGA
- a CDS encoding DNA cytosine methyltransferase: MKAVELYAGAGGLAMGVTLAGFDSLAVVEWDRWACDTIRENQRRGYPLVQDWPLWEGDVREFNWSAIPEGIDLVAGGPPCQPFSMGGKHKAHGDRRDMFPATVEIVRRVRPRAFILENVKGLTRSSFANYYQYILLQFEFPEVGKRQGETWMDHLRRLQEEKTSGTQHAGGLTYNVVPTLVNAADHGVPQRRERVFIVGFRSDLGVEWSFPKPTHSLDALLHAQWVSGEYWERHGISPAKRPNPPERLQSRIRGLSSSLLPPDGQAWRTVRDALADMPDPRDSSAAGWHNHHFQDGARVYTGHTGSPLDLPAKTLKAGDHGVPGGENMMVMGDGSVRYFSARESARIQTFPDGYVFHGSWSETMRQLGNAVPVALARRVAASVAECLAVVGIRQLLRARGRNVA, from the coding sequence ATGAAGGCTGTGGAACTTTACGCCGGGGCGGGCGGGCTTGCCATGGGAGTTACCCTGGCGGGATTTGATTCCTTGGCTGTCGTGGAATGGGATCGTTGGGCCTGCGACACCATCAGGGAGAATCAAAGGCGCGGTTATCCCCTGGTTCAGGACTGGCCTCTTTGGGAAGGCGATGTGCGCGAATTTAACTGGTCCGCGATCCCCGAAGGCATCGACCTCGTCGCGGGCGGGCCACCCTGCCAGCCGTTTTCCATGGGTGGAAAGCACAAGGCGCACGGCGATCGACGCGACATGTTCCCCGCCACCGTGGAAATCGTACGGAGGGTGCGGCCCAGGGCTTTCATCCTCGAAAACGTTAAGGGACTGACGCGGTCGAGTTTCGCGAACTATTATCAGTACATCCTGCTTCAGTTTGAGTTTCCGGAAGTTGGCAAGCGACAAGGCGAGACCTGGATGGATCACTTGCGGCGCCTCCAGGAGGAAAAAACCTCGGGCACCCAGCATGCGGGAGGTCTCACCTACAACGTGGTGCCGACCCTCGTCAACGCCGCCGATCATGGCGTACCCCAGAGGCGCGAGCGGGTTTTCATCGTGGGATTTCGTTCCGATCTCGGCGTCGAGTGGTCATTTCCGAAGCCGACCCATTCCCTTGACGCCCTTCTGCACGCGCAATGGGTGTCGGGGGAATACTGGGAAAGACACGGCATTTCACCGGCCAAGCGGCCCAATCCGCCCGAAAGGCTCCAGTCACGCATCAGGGGGTTGAGTTCCAGTCTTTTGCCTCCCGATGGCCAGGCCTGGCGCACGGTAAGGGATGCGCTCGCGGATATGCCCGACCCTCGCGATAGTTCGGCCGCGGGCTGGCACAACCATCATTTCCAGGATGGGGCCAGAGTGTACACGGGGCATACGGGCAGCCCCTTGGATCTTCCGGCAAAGACCCTCAAGGCGGGCGATCATGGTGTTCCCGGCGGGGAAAACATGATGGTGATGGGCGACGGGAGCGTTCGTTATTTCAGTGCCCGGGAATCCGCCCGAATCCAAACTTTTCCGGATGGCTACGTGTTTCACGGTTCCTGGTCCGAAACCATGCGGCAACTCGGCAACGCCGTTCCTGTCGCCTTGGCTCGTCGCGTCGCGGCGTCCGTGGCCGAATGCCTTGCCGTGGTCGGTATTCGCCAATTGCTTCGCGCGCGCGGGAGGAATGTCGCATGA